A genomic stretch from Antarcticibacterium flavum includes:
- a CDS encoding 50S ribosomal protein L25/general stress protein Ctc produces the protein MKSLTIKGSKRESVGKRSTKDLRNAGKVPCVLYGGGEPLHFAADEIAFKDLVYTPDVHTVVLELGNGDKFDAVLQDIQFHPVTDNILHMDFYQIFEDKEITMEIPVHTKGVARGVKNGGVLRYNLRRVRVKGLPQNLPDFIEADVTNLRIGNKLYVTAVQSDDYTIQHPDNTVICQVKTSRNIIADTEDEEEEVAADEVPATEASAEGNPQEGATDAKE, from the coding sequence ATGAAATCACTAACGATCAAAGGATCTAAAAGAGAAAGCGTAGGGAAACGTTCCACGAAAGACCTACGTAATGCTGGAAAGGTTCCTTGCGTACTATACGGAGGGGGCGAGCCATTACACTTTGCAGCAGATGAGATTGCCTTCAAAGACCTCGTGTATACTCCTGATGTACATACAGTGGTTCTGGAATTGGGTAACGGAGACAAATTTGATGCTGTACTACAGGACATCCAATTTCACCCGGTAACCGATAATATCCTACACATGGATTTCTACCAGATCTTTGAAGACAAAGAAATTACTATGGAAATCCCTGTACACACTAAAGGTGTTGCGCGTGGGGTTAAAAATGGTGGGGTTTTACGTTACAACCTGCGTAGGGTAAGAGTTAAAGGTCTTCCACAAAATCTTCCAGATTTTATCGAAGCCGATGTTACCAACCTAAGAATTGGAAACAAACTTTATGTTACAGCGGTACAAAGCGATGACTATACCATCCAGCATCCTGATAACACGGTTATTTGCCAGGTGAAAACTTCACGTAACATCATAGCAGATACTGAAGATGAGGAAGAAGAAGTAGCAGCAGATGAAGTTCCTGCAACTGAAGCTTCAGCTGAAGGGAATCCTCAGGAAGGTGCAACAGACGCTAAAGAATAG
- a CDS encoding ribose-phosphate pyrophosphokinase — MPNVITDAKIFTCNQSRELSEKIAQAYGAPLGNVITSTYSDGEFQPSFEESVRGSRVFIIGSTHPGSDHLMELLLMLDAAKRASARHITAVIPYFGWARQDRKDKPRVPIAAKMIASILETAGATRIITMDLHADQIQGFFEKPVDHLYASTVFLPYLKSLNLDNLTIASPDMGGSKRAYAYSKALESDVVICYKQRAKANVISHMELIGDVTGKNVVLVDDMVDTAGTLTAAADLMMDRGAISVRAICTHPILSGKAYEKIENSKLQELIVTDSIPLKQESRKIRVVSCADLFAEVMQRVHQNRSISSKFIM, encoded by the coding sequence ATGCCAAATGTAATTACAGATGCCAAGATCTTTACCTGTAACCAAAGCAGGGAACTATCAGAAAAGATAGCGCAGGCCTACGGTGCCCCTCTTGGAAACGTGATCACCAGCACATATAGTGATGGAGAATTCCAGCCCTCATTTGAAGAATCTGTACGGGGGTCCCGTGTATTCATTATAGGCTCAACCCATCCTGGAAGTGACCATTTAATGGAGCTACTTCTTATGCTGGATGCTGCAAAGCGTGCATCGGCAAGGCACATTACTGCTGTAATTCCTTATTTTGGCTGGGCGAGACAGGACCGTAAGGATAAGCCCAGGGTTCCAATTGCCGCAAAAATGATCGCAAGTATCCTTGAAACTGCAGGAGCCACAAGGATCATAACTATGGATTTGCATGCCGACCAGATACAGGGCTTTTTTGAAAAACCGGTAGATCATCTCTATGCCTCCACGGTTTTCCTGCCATACCTAAAAAGCCTGAATCTTGATAATCTTACCATCGCATCGCCAGATATGGGAGGTTCCAAGAGAGCCTATGCATATTCCAAAGCCCTGGAAAGCGATGTGGTAATTTGTTACAAGCAACGTGCTAAAGCAAATGTCATCTCTCACATGGAGCTTATTGGTGATGTAACAGGGAAAAATGTAGTGCTTGTGGATGATATGGTTGATACGGCCGGTACCCTTACTGCTGCTGCAGATCTTATGATGGACCGTGGTGCTATAAGTGTACGCGCCATTTGTACCCATCCAATTCTCTCCGGAAAGGCTTATGAGAAAATTGAAAACTCAAAACTTCAGGAGCTTATCGTAACAGATTCAATCCCATTAAAACAGGAAAGCCGAAAAATAAGAGTAGTAAGCTGCGCCGATCTTTTTGCTGAGGTTATGCAAAGAGTACATCAAAACAGGTCTATTAGTTCGAAGTTTATTATGTAG
- the serS gene encoding serine--tRNA ligase — translation MLQVSNIRANKEAYINALKKRNFEAEGILEEVLQLDETRRSTQTQLDETLAEANQLSKEIGLLFKTGEHMKAGVLKEKSAKLKESSKTLSETLNDTILKLDQLLYTIPNVPHDSVPAGVSEEDNEEVFQAGEIPTLAEGSLPHWELAKKYDIIDFELGNKITGAGFPVYKGKGSRLQRALITYFLDKAAEAGYKEYQLPLLVNEASGFGTGQLPDKEGQMYHVTEDDLYLIPTAEVPMTNMFRDMMLTDVDLPITCTGYTPCFRREAGSYGAHVRGLNRLHQFDKVELVRLEKPEESYAALEGMVEHVKDLLEELKLPYRILRLCGGDLGFTSALTYDFEVFSTAQDRWLEISSVSNFETFQANRLKLRYKDSEGKKQLLHTLNGSALALPRVLAGILENYQTPQGIKVPEVLVKYTGFDVID, via the coding sequence ATGTTACAGGTTAGCAATATTCGAGCAAATAAAGAAGCGTATATAAACGCCCTTAAAAAAAGAAATTTTGAAGCTGAAGGGATTCTTGAGGAAGTCCTGCAGCTGGACGAAACCCGCCGCTCTACCCAAACTCAACTGGATGAAACTTTAGCTGAAGCTAACCAGCTTTCCAAAGAAATTGGCCTCCTGTTTAAGACCGGGGAGCATATGAAAGCAGGGGTGCTTAAGGAGAAGTCGGCTAAGCTGAAGGAGTCTTCAAAAACTCTTTCAGAAACCCTCAATGATACAATCCTAAAACTGGATCAACTACTTTATACAATCCCGAATGTGCCGCATGACTCTGTTCCTGCAGGTGTTTCAGAAGAAGATAATGAGGAAGTGTTCCAAGCGGGAGAAATCCCAACTTTAGCTGAAGGTTCCCTGCCGCATTGGGAGCTGGCAAAGAAATATGACATTATAGATTTTGAACTTGGCAACAAGATAACAGGCGCAGGTTTTCCTGTTTATAAAGGAAAAGGTTCCAGGCTGCAGCGTGCCCTGATAACCTATTTCCTTGATAAGGCAGCAGAAGCCGGTTATAAGGAATACCAGTTGCCATTACTGGTAAATGAAGCCTCAGGTTTTGGAACAGGACAACTTCCAGATAAGGAAGGGCAAATGTACCACGTTACAGAGGATGATCTTTATCTTATCCCTACTGCCGAGGTGCCAATGACAAATATGTTCAGGGATATGATGCTTACAGATGTGGATCTTCCCATTACCTGTACAGGCTATACTCCCTGTTTTAGAAGAGAGGCCGGGTCTTATGGTGCTCACGTTCGCGGGCTCAATAGATTGCACCAGTTTGACAAAGTAGAGCTGGTAAGACTGGAAAAGCCAGAGGAATCCTATGCTGCCCTTGAAGGTATGGTGGAGCATGTGAAGGATTTGCTTGAGGAACTGAAATTGCCATACAGGATACTTAGGTTATGTGGTGGTGACCTTGGGTTTACATCGGCATTGACCTATGATTTTGAAGTGTTCTCTACAGCACAGGACCGCTGGCTGGAAATAAGTTCAGTTTCCAATTTTGAGACCTTCCAGGCCAACAGGTTGAAATTAAGATATAAGGACAGCGAGGGTAAGAAGCAGCTTCTTCATACGCTTAATGGAAGTGCATTGGCTTTGCCACGTGTTTTGGCAGGTATTCTTGAGAATTATCAAACCCCACAAGGGATTAAAGTGCCTGAGGTCCTGGTGAAATACACCGGCTTTGATGTTATAGATTAA
- a CDS encoding HTTM domain-containing protein, protein MLNKWLFTRIDNSALVVFRIMFGFLIAIEAFGAIATGWIRRTLMEPQETFNFIGFDFLQPLPGEGMLYYYGLMGLFGVLVMVGYKYRLSIIAYGLMWAGVYLMQKSSYNNHYYLLMLLCIIMALLPANRHISLDAKLKSSIRDISMPRWVWVAIVLQMWIVYTYAAIAKLYPDWFNATFPELLMYSKRNYWLVGDFLQQSWVHYTIAWFGFLFDLLIIPALLWRKTRVPAFLAAIFFHLFNSFIFHIGIFPYLALALAVFFFPSRRINQIFLRGRKPYYEAGEVVVPSYRKPLLVFFSVWFIVQIALPLRHHFFQDNVLWTEEGHRLSWRMMLRSKGGDSTFKVVEKGTTDTIYVDKNNYLSNKQLRAINSKPDMLWQFAQRLKREYAAQGRDVQVFVDARVRVNGRPSQQFIDPKVDLAAEKWQHFKHHDWILPSNLD, encoded by the coding sequence ATGCTGAATAAGTGGCTATTCACCCGAATTGATAACAGCGCCCTGGTGGTGTTCAGGATCATGTTCGGGTTTCTTATAGCTATTGAGGCATTTGGGGCCATTGCCACCGGCTGGATTCGCCGCACCCTAATGGAGCCGCAGGAAACCTTCAATTTTATCGGGTTCGATTTCCTGCAGCCTTTGCCGGGTGAGGGCATGTTATATTATTACGGCCTTATGGGGCTTTTTGGGGTGCTGGTGATGGTAGGTTATAAGTACCGGCTAAGTATAATCGCTTACGGTCTCATGTGGGCCGGCGTTTACCTTATGCAGAAGTCTTCCTATAACAATCACTACTATCTATTGATGCTCCTGTGTATTATCATGGCGCTTCTACCCGCAAATCGGCATATTTCTCTTGATGCAAAGCTCAAATCCTCAATTCGTGACATTTCAATGCCGCGTTGGGTGTGGGTGGCTATAGTGTTGCAAATGTGGATCGTCTATACTTACGCGGCTATAGCAAAGTTGTACCCAGACTGGTTTAATGCTACGTTCCCGGAGCTGCTTATGTATTCCAAAAGGAATTACTGGCTGGTGGGGGATTTCCTGCAACAAAGCTGGGTGCATTATACCATCGCCTGGTTTGGATTCCTTTTTGATCTCCTCATCATTCCGGCACTGTTGTGGAGAAAGACCCGCGTCCCGGCATTTCTGGCAGCGATCTTTTTTCACCTTTTCAATAGTTTCATATTCCATATCGGGATCTTTCCTTACCTGGCTTTAGCCCTTGCGGTTTTCTTTTTTCCTTCGCGCAGGATCAACCAGATCTTTTTGAGGGGCAGAAAACCGTATTATGAAGCAGGGGAAGTGGTGGTGCCTTCATATAGAAAACCTTTGCTTGTATTTTTTTCTGTTTGGTTTATCGTCCAGATAGCCCTGCCCTTAAGGCATCACTTCTTCCAGGATAATGTTTTATGGACAGAAGAAGGCCATCGTTTAAGCTGGAGGATGATGCTGCGTAGTAAAGGTGGGGACAGTACTTTTAAAGTGGTAGAAAAAGGAACTACAGATACCATCTATGTGGATAAAAATAACTACTTAAGCAATAAACAATTAAGGGCTATTAACTCCAAGCCAGATATGTTATGGCAGTTTGCCCAGCGCCTTAAAAGGGAATATGCTGCACAGGGCAGGGATGTGCAGGTTTTTGTAGATGCACGGGTAAGGGTAAATGGAAGGCCGTCCCAACAGTTTATAGATCCAAAAGTAGATCTGGCAGCCGAGAAATGGCAGCATTTTAAGCATCATGACTGGATTTTACCCTCCAATTTAGACTGA
- a CDS encoding bifunctional riboflavin kinase/FAD synthetase: MKEHKGANAFQSDHGTVITIGTFDGVHAGHQKIIERLVATARMSEMESAILTFFPHPRMVLQKESGIKLINTIEERKQILEKSGIDHLVIHPFTHQFSRLTALEFVRDILVNKLKAKKVIIGYDHRFGRNRTADINTLREYGERFGFDVEEISQQDVEDVAVSSTKIRKALMEGRVERANNYLQHPFSLTGIVVKGKGLGRDFGYPTANLHIEEDYKLIPKNGVYVVRAVIDAVPYYGMMNIGTNPTVGGKEVTIETYFFLLDKDLYGKKLQIEMLTRIRDEKKFDTVEALKRAMKQDEAFSEQYIRDNYAE; encoded by the coding sequence TTGAAAGAACATAAAGGAGCTAATGCTTTTCAAAGCGATCATGGTACAGTGATCACTATAGGGACATTTGATGGGGTACATGCAGGCCACCAGAAGATCATAGAACGGCTTGTGGCTACTGCAAGGATGAGCGAAATGGAATCGGCGATCCTCACTTTCTTTCCACATCCTCGCATGGTGCTGCAAAAAGAAAGCGGTATAAAACTTATAAATACAATTGAGGAACGCAAACAGATCCTCGAAAAGAGTGGGATAGACCACCTGGTCATACATCCTTTTACGCATCAATTCTCCCGCCTTACGGCCCTGGAATTTGTGCGCGATATCCTGGTAAATAAATTGAAAGCAAAAAAGGTGATCATAGGATATGATCACAGGTTTGGCCGCAATCGTACAGCCGATATCAATACGCTGCGGGAATATGGAGAAAGATTCGGCTTTGATGTGGAAGAGATAAGCCAGCAGGACGTGGAGGATGTGGCGGTGAGCTCTACCAAAATTCGGAAAGCATTGATGGAAGGACGAGTAGAACGGGCCAATAATTACCTGCAACACCCATTTTCTCTTACCGGTATTGTGGTAAAGGGTAAGGGACTTGGCCGGGATTTTGGTTATCCCACAGCCAATCTGCATATTGAAGAAGATTACAAGCTCATTCCAAAAAATGGTGTGTACGTGGTACGTGCGGTGATAGATGCGGTTCCTTACTATGGTATGATGAATATTGGCACAAATCCAACAGTTGGCGGGAAAGAGGTTACCATTGAAACTTATTTCTTTTTACTGGATAAGGATCTCTACGGAAAAAAATTGCAAATTGAAATGCTCACCAGGATAAGGGATGAGAAGAAGTTTGATACTGTAGAAGCCTTAAAACGAGCCATGAAACAGGATGAAGCCTTTTCTGAACAATATATAAGAGATAATTATGCTGAATAA
- the pth gene encoding aminoacyl-tRNA hydrolase codes for MLAFFGRILGKKQAEEQVDPMKKFLIVGLGNIGPKYHHTRHNIGFKVVDHIAEKEEVSFSTEKLGDVASFRFKGRTFILLKPSTYMNLSGKAVNYWLTKEKVPIENLLVITDDLNLPFGTIRVKTKGSDGGHNGLKDIQTQLNTTNYNRFRFGISDEFSKGRQVDYVLGEWEEEELKQMPERLDKAVEVVKSFGTSGINNTMNTFNGK; via the coding sequence ATGCTGGCATTCTTCGGAAGAATATTAGGCAAAAAACAAGCAGAGGAACAGGTAGATCCAATGAAAAAATTTTTGATAGTGGGACTGGGGAATATTGGGCCCAAATACCATCACACAAGGCATAATATAGGTTTTAAGGTTGTTGACCATATAGCAGAAAAGGAAGAAGTCAGCTTCAGCACAGAAAAACTGGGAGATGTGGCTAGTTTCAGGTTTAAAGGTCGCACATTTATACTTCTTAAACCTTCCACTTATATGAACCTAAGCGGGAAGGCTGTGAACTACTGGCTTACAAAAGAAAAAGTACCCATAGAAAATTTGCTGGTGATCACCGATGATCTAAATCTTCCATTTGGAACTATAAGGGTGAAGACAAAAGGAAGTGACGGGGGACATAATGGTTTGAAGGACATTCAAACCCAATTAAACACCACAAATTACAACAGGTTTCGTTTTGGAATAAGCGATGAATTTTCAAAAGGAAGACAGGTAGACTATGTGTTGGGCGAATGGGAAGAAGAAGAATTAAAGCAAATGCCGGAGCGATTGGATAAGGCAGTGGAAGTTGTGAAATCCTTTGGTACATCCGGGATCAACAACACAATGAATACTTTTAACGGTAAATAG